CTGAAGTCGGCGTCCGAGTACCAGGACATCTTCGGCAAGGACCGGTACTTCCTGGAGCTGATGGACCACGGCATCGAGATCGAGCGCCGCGTCCGCGACGGGCTGCTGGAGATCGGCAGGAAGCTCGGCATCCCGCCGCTGGTCACGAACGACTCGCACTACACGTACTCCCACGAGGCCGGCGCCCACGACGCGCTGCTGTGCATCCAGACCGGCAAGAACCTCTCCGACCCCGACCGCTTCAAGTTCGACGGCACCGGCTACTACCTGAAGTCGACCGACGAGATGTACGCGATCGACTCGTCGGACGCCTGGCAGGAGGGCTGCCGCAACACGCTGCTGGTCGCCGAGCAGGTCGACACGACCGGGATGTTCGAGAAGCGCGACCTGATGCCGAAGTTCGACATCCCCGAGGGGCACACGGAGGTCTCCTGGTTCCGTGAGGAGACCATGCGCGGCATGCAGCGCAGGTTCCCCGACGGCATCCCGGACGACCGCATGAAGCAGGTCGAGTACGAGATGGACACGATCATCTCGATGGGCTTCCCGGGCTACTTCCTCGTCGTCGCCGACTTCATCATGTGGGCGAAGAAGCAGGGCATCGCGGTCGGCCCCGGCCGGGGCTCCGCGGCCGGCTCCATCGTCGCGTACGCCATGGGCATCACCGACCTGGACCCCATCCCGCACGGACTGATCTTCGAGCGCTTCCTCAACCCCGAGCGCGTCTCCATGCCCGACGTCGACATCGACTTCGACGAGCGCAGGCGCGTCGAGGTGATCAGGTACGTGACGGAGAAGTACGGCGCGGACAAGGTCGCCATGATCGGCACGTACGGCACCATCAAGGCCAAGAACGCCATCAAGGACTCCGCCCGCGTGCTCGGCTACCCGTACGCGATGGGCGACCGGCTCACCAAGGCCATGCCCGCCGACGTCCTCGGCAAGGGCATCCCGCTCTCCGGCATCCTCGACCCCCAGCACCCGCGCTACAGCGAGGCCGGCGAGATCCGCGGGATGTACGAGAACGAGCCGGACGTCAAGAAGGTCATCGACACCGCCCGCGGCGTGGAGGGCCTGGTCCGGCAGATGGGTGTGCACGCCGCCGGCGTGATCATGTCCAGCGAGACCATCACCGACCATGTCCCCGTGTGGGTGAGGCACACCGACGGGGTGACCATCACCCAGTGGGACTACCCGAGCTGTGAGTCGCTCGGCCTGCTGAAGATGGACTTCCTGGGCCTGCGCAACCTCACGATCATGGACGACGCCGTCAAGATGGTGAAGGCCAACAAGGGGATCGACATCGATCTCCTGAGCCTGCCGCTCGACGACCCCACGACGTTCGAGCTGCTGCAGCGCGGCGACACCCTCGGTGTGTTCCAGTTCGACGGCGGCCCCATGCGCTCGCTGCTGCGGCTCATGAAGCCCGACAACTTCGAGGACATCTCCGCCGTGTCGGCCCTCTACCGGCCGGGCCCGATGGGCATGAACTCGCACACCAACTACGCCCTCCGCAAGAACGGCCAGCAGGAGATCACCCCGATCCACCCCGAGCTGGAGGAGCCGCTCAAGGAGGTCCTGGACGTCACCTATGGCCTGATCGTCTACCAGGAGCAGGTGCAGAAGGCCGCCCAGATCATCGCCGGCTACTCCCTCGGCGAGGCCGACATCCTCCGCCGCGTGATGGGCAAGAAGAAGCCCGAGGAACTGGCGAAGAACTTCGTCCTCTTCCAGGAGGGCGCCCGGAAGAAGGACTACAGCGACGAGGCCATCCAGGCCCTGTGGGACGTGCTGGTCCCCTTCGCCGGATACGCCTTCAACAAGGCGCACTCCGCCGCCTACGGCCTCGTCTCGTACTGGACTGCCTACCTCAAGGCCAACCACCCGGCCGAGTACATGGCGGCGCTGCTCACCTCGGTCAAGGACGACAAGGACAAGTCCGCCGTCTATCTGAACGAGTGCCGCCGCATGGGCATCAAGGTCCTGCCGCCCAACGTGAACGAGTCGGAGCCGAACTTCGCGGCCCAGGGCGACGACGTGATCCTCTTCGGCCTCACGGCCGTCCGGAACGTCGGGCAGAACGTCGTGGACTCGATCATCAAGTGCCGCAAGGCCAAGGGGAAGTACGCGACGTTCCCCGACTTCCTGGACAAGGTCGAGGCGGTCGTCTGCAACAAGCGGACCATCGAGTCGCTCATCAAGGCCGGCGCCTTCGACGAGATGGGCCACACCCGCAAGGGCCTGGTCGCCCAGCACGAACCGATGATCGACAACGTGGTCGCGGTCAAGCGCAAGGAGGCCGAGGGCCAGTTCGACCTCTTCGGCGGCATGGGCGACGAGTCGAGCGGTGAGCCGGGCTTCGGGCTCGACGTCGAGTTCTCGGACGTGGAGTGGGAGAAGTCGTACCTGCTCGCCCAGGAGCGCGAGATGCTCGGCCTGTACGTCTCCGACCACCCGCTCTTCGGCATCGAGCACGTGCTGAGCGACAAGACCGACGCGGCCATCGCGCAGCTCACCGGCGGGGAGCACTCCGACGGCGCCGTCGTCACCATCGGCGGCATCATCTCGGGCCTGCAGCGGAAGATGACCAAGCAGGGCAACGCCTGGGCCATCGCCACCGTGGAGGACCTGGCCGGCTCGATCGAGTGCATGTTCTTCCCGGCGACGTACCAGCTGGTGTCCACCCAGCTCGTCGAGGACACGGTCGTCTTCGTGAAGGGCCGGCTCGACAAGCGCGAGGACGTCCCGCGGCTGGTCGCGATGGAGCTGATGGTCCCCGACCTCTCCTCGGCGGGCACCAACGCGCCCGTGGTGATCACCATTCCGACGGTGAAGGTCAACCCGCCCATGATCAGCCGGCTCGGCGAGATCCTGGGCCACCACAAGGGCAACACGGAGGTGCGGATCAAGCTCCAGGGCGCCCGCAAGACCACGGTGCTGCGTCTCGACCGGCACCGGGTCCAGCCCGATCCCGCGCTGTTCGGCGATCTGAAGGTGCTGCTCGGCCCGTCCTGCCTGGCGGGCTGAGGGCCGTGACCGCGCGGTGCCCGGGCCGTTGACGGCCGCGGCCCGGCACGTGCGGGATCCGGATCCGATGGGCGGGAGCCCGCCGACAGCGCACGGCGGGCGGCGTAAGCGAGGGGCGCGGCGCATGTGAGGGGCGCGCCCGACGGCCGGGCGCGCCCCTCATGCATACGTCACACAGGGAAACCGTATGCCGGGCGTGACGCGTCAGTTGTGGCCGAAGCGCTTCTGCCGCCCCTTGTGGGCCACGCCCGTCGCGATCGGCGCGTCCGCCTGGGTCTCGGGGGTACGGGCCTCCTGGCCGCC
The genomic region above belongs to Streptomyces marianii and contains:
- the dnaE gene encoding DNA polymerase III subunit alpha gives rise to the protein MTKPPFTHLHVHTQYSLLDGAARLKDMFNACNEMGMTHIAMSDHGNLHGAYDFFHTAQKAGVTPIIGIEAYVAPESRRNKRKILWGQPHQKRDDVSGSGGYTHKTIWAANATGVHNLFRLSSDAYAEGWLQKWPRMDKETISQWSEGLIASTGCPSGELQTRLRLGQFDEALKSASEYQDIFGKDRYFLELMDHGIEIERRVRDGLLEIGRKLGIPPLVTNDSHYTYSHEAGAHDALLCIQTGKNLSDPDRFKFDGTGYYLKSTDEMYAIDSSDAWQEGCRNTLLVAEQVDTTGMFEKRDLMPKFDIPEGHTEVSWFREETMRGMQRRFPDGIPDDRMKQVEYEMDTIISMGFPGYFLVVADFIMWAKKQGIAVGPGRGSAAGSIVAYAMGITDLDPIPHGLIFERFLNPERVSMPDVDIDFDERRRVEVIRYVTEKYGADKVAMIGTYGTIKAKNAIKDSARVLGYPYAMGDRLTKAMPADVLGKGIPLSGILDPQHPRYSEAGEIRGMYENEPDVKKVIDTARGVEGLVRQMGVHAAGVIMSSETITDHVPVWVRHTDGVTITQWDYPSCESLGLLKMDFLGLRNLTIMDDAVKMVKANKGIDIDLLSLPLDDPTTFELLQRGDTLGVFQFDGGPMRSLLRLMKPDNFEDISAVSALYRPGPMGMNSHTNYALRKNGQQEITPIHPELEEPLKEVLDVTYGLIVYQEQVQKAAQIIAGYSLGEADILRRVMGKKKPEELAKNFVLFQEGARKKDYSDEAIQALWDVLVPFAGYAFNKAHSAAYGLVSYWTAYLKANHPAEYMAALLTSVKDDKDKSAVYLNECRRMGIKVLPPNVNESEPNFAAQGDDVILFGLTAVRNVGQNVVDSIIKCRKAKGKYATFPDFLDKVEAVVCNKRTIESLIKAGAFDEMGHTRKGLVAQHEPMIDNVVAVKRKEAEGQFDLFGGMGDESSGEPGFGLDVEFSDVEWEKSYLLAQEREMLGLYVSDHPLFGIEHVLSDKTDAAIAQLTGGEHSDGAVVTIGGIISGLQRKMTKQGNAWAIATVEDLAGSIECMFFPATYQLVSTQLVEDTVVFVKGRLDKREDVPRLVAMELMVPDLSSAGTNAPVVITIPTVKVNPPMISRLGEILGHHKGNTEVRIKLQGARKTTVLRLDRHRVQPDPALFGDLKVLLGPSCLAG